The proteins below come from a single Streptomyces sp. M92 genomic window:
- a CDS encoding FAD binding domain-containing protein, with translation MREFGYQRADDVTGAVALLAADPDARYLGGGTNLVDLMKTGVERPARLVDVRELPLDGIEDTPDGGLRIGATVTNSDLAAHPDVRRRYPALTQAVLAGASGQLRNMATVGGNLLQRTRCGYFADVSKPCNKRVPGSGCPAVTGEHHNHAILGATDHCVAVHPSDMGVALTAFDAVVTYETTDGPAESPLADFYLPVGDTPHRETALPPGALITGVVLPPTPAATRSRYRKVRERASYAFAIGSVAAALDVEDGVVRDAKLALGAVASRPWRAHAAERVLTGGPADGAAFAAAADAELAAAKPLPDNGYKVTLMRNLMVAVLTELAEEAAR, from the coding sequence ATGAGGGAGTTCGGATACCAGCGCGCCGACGACGTCACAGGAGCGGTGGCACTGCTCGCCGCCGACCCCGACGCCCGCTACCTCGGCGGCGGCACCAACCTCGTCGACCTGATGAAGACCGGCGTCGAGCGCCCCGCCCGGCTCGTCGACGTCCGTGAACTCCCCCTGGACGGCATCGAGGACACCCCCGACGGTGGTCTTCGCATCGGCGCCACCGTCACCAACAGCGACCTCGCCGCCCACCCCGACGTGCGCCGCCGCTACCCGGCGCTGACCCAGGCGGTCCTGGCCGGCGCCTCCGGCCAGCTGCGCAACATGGCCACCGTCGGCGGCAACCTCCTCCAGCGCACCCGCTGCGGTTACTTCGCCGACGTGAGCAAGCCCTGCAACAAGCGCGTCCCCGGCAGCGGCTGCCCCGCCGTCACCGGCGAGCACCACAACCACGCCATCCTGGGCGCCACCGACCACTGCGTGGCCGTGCACCCCTCGGACATGGGCGTCGCCCTCACCGCCTTCGACGCGGTCGTCACCTACGAAACCACCGACGGACCGGCCGAGTCGCCGCTCGCCGACTTCTACCTCCCCGTCGGCGACACCCCGCACCGCGAGACCGCCCTGCCGCCCGGCGCGCTGATCACCGGCGTCGTTCTGCCGCCCACCCCGGCCGCAACCCGCTCCCGCTACCGCAAGGTCCGCGAGCGCGCCTCGTACGCCTTCGCCATCGGCTCGGTCGCCGCCGCGCTCGACGTCGAGGACGGCGTCGTACGCGATGCGAAGCTGGCCCTCGGCGCGGTCGCCTCCCGGCCCTGGCGCGCCCACGCGGCCGAGCGGGTGCTGACCGGCGGTCCCGCCGACGGCGCGGCCTTCGCCGCCGCGGCCGATGCCGAACTCGCGGCCGCGAAGCCACTGCCCGACAACGGATACAAGGTGACCCTCATGCGCAACCTCATGGTGGCCGTCCTGACCGAACTCGCCGAGGAGGCCGCCCGATGA
- a CDS encoding (2Fe-2S)-binding protein — MAPAPSSTSSGVILNINGEKHQLTVDHRTTLLDALRERLDLTGTKKGCDQGQCGACTVLVDGRRTVSCLSLAVAAEGREITTIEGMAEGDRLHPVQQAFLDLDGYQCGYCTPGQICSAIAVIEEHAAGWPSAATDDVRPEAGPPALTPDEIRERMSGNLCRCGAYVSIVQAVVRAAEAYGEADTESTKGTAA; from the coding sequence ATGGCCCCAGCGCCCTCGTCGACGTCCAGCGGCGTCATCCTGAACATCAACGGTGAGAAGCACCAGCTGACCGTCGACCACCGCACCACCCTGCTCGACGCCCTGCGCGAGCGCCTCGACCTCACCGGCACCAAGAAGGGCTGCGACCAGGGCCAGTGCGGCGCCTGCACCGTCCTGGTCGACGGGCGTCGCACCGTCTCCTGCCTCTCCCTGGCCGTCGCCGCCGAGGGACGCGAGATCACCACCATCGAGGGCATGGCCGAGGGCGACAGACTGCACCCGGTGCAGCAGGCCTTCCTCGACCTCGACGGCTACCAGTGCGGCTACTGCACCCCCGGCCAGATCTGCTCGGCGATCGCCGTCATCGAGGAGCACGCGGCCGGCTGGCCCAGCGCCGCCACCGACGACGTCCGGCCCGAGGCCGGACCGCCCGCCCTGACACCGGATGAGATCCGGGAGCGGATGAGCGGCAACCTGTGCCGCTGCGGCGCCTACGTCTCCATCGTCCAGGCGGTCGTCCGCGCGGCCGAGGCGTACGGCGAGGCGGACACCGAAAGCACGAAGGGGACGGCCGCATGA
- a CDS encoding TetR/AcrR family transcriptional regulator produces the protein MPQQKKDKPDTPLRSDAQRNRERILEVATEELTHCASVPLSAIAKKAGVGQGTFYRNFPNREALVLEIYRYGMQQVAEAAPEMLASLEPDRALREWMDRLAEFAMTKAGLADAIRLVTSAPGAPEKPRPTPLEEAAELLLRANDEAGTIRPGVTGDDFFLVLGGLWLIGPGEDRQPRVTRFLDFVMDGLRAGAPGR, from the coding sequence GTGCCGCAGCAGAAGAAGGACAAGCCGGACACTCCCCTGCGCTCGGACGCCCAGCGCAACCGCGAGCGCATCCTGGAAGTGGCCACGGAGGAACTGACGCACTGCGCCAGCGTCCCGTTGAGTGCCATCGCCAAGAAGGCGGGGGTCGGGCAGGGCACCTTCTACCGCAATTTCCCGAACCGCGAGGCGCTCGTCCTGGAGATCTACCGCTACGGGATGCAACAGGTGGCCGAGGCCGCGCCCGAGATGCTGGCCTCCCTGGAGCCCGACCGGGCCCTGCGCGAGTGGATGGACCGCCTCGCCGAGTTCGCCATGACCAAGGCGGGTCTGGCCGACGCGATCCGGCTGGTCACCAGTGCCCCCGGAGCGCCCGAGAAGCCGCGCCCCACCCCGCTGGAGGAGGCGGCCGAGCTCCTGCTCCGTGCCAACGACGAGGCCGGCACGATCCGCCCCGGGGTGACCGGCGACGATTTCTTCCTCGTCCTCGGCGGTCTGTGGCTGATCGGCCCCGGCGAGGACCGGCAGCCGCGGGTCACCCGGTTCCTGGACTTCGTCATGGACGGGCTGCGGGCGGGAGCGCCCGGCCGGTGA
- a CDS encoding response regulator gives MTASSGLSDATATTAESGAGDFRTHGSAIGVLVVDDDFMVARVHRAFVERVEPFRVVGAAGTGEQALAAVGELRPDLVLLDLYLPDVFGLDVIPKLRAAGHDCDVMVISAAREADAVRGAVRHGVVDYLLKPFEFEDLRVRLERYAAQRGRLLGTVVRSQADVDRVLAGAAAPTPSVPALPKGMSVETAELVERVLRGADGTLSASECAALTGVSRVSARRYLEHFHTVGSVDVSLRYGVAGRPERRYRLRDAVTGRALPPAARP, from the coding sequence ATGACCGCTTCGAGCGGCCTGTCCGACGCGACCGCCACGACCGCCGAGTCCGGAGCAGGGGATTTCCGGACCCACGGCTCCGCGATCGGCGTGCTCGTGGTCGACGACGACTTCATGGTGGCCCGGGTCCACCGCGCCTTCGTCGAGCGCGTCGAGCCCTTCCGGGTCGTCGGGGCCGCCGGCACCGGCGAGCAGGCCCTCGCCGCCGTCGGCGAGCTGCGCCCCGACCTCGTCCTGCTCGACCTCTACCTGCCGGACGTCTTCGGCCTCGACGTCATCCCCAAGCTGCGCGCCGCCGGCCACGACTGCGACGTCATGGTCATCAGCGCGGCCCGGGAGGCGGACGCGGTGCGCGGCGCCGTACGGCACGGAGTGGTCGACTACCTGCTCAAACCCTTCGAGTTCGAGGACCTGCGGGTCCGGCTGGAGCGCTACGCCGCCCAGCGGGGCCGGCTGCTCGGCACGGTGGTGCGCAGCCAGGCGGACGTCGACCGCGTCCTGGCCGGGGCGGCGGCGCCCACGCCATCCGTCCCGGCCCTGCCCAAGGGCATGAGCGTGGAGACCGCCGAGCTGGTCGAACGGGTCCTCCGCGGGGCCGACGGCACCCTGTCGGCCAGCGAGTGCGCGGCGCTGACCGGCGTGTCCCGGGTCAGCGCCCGCCGCTACCTTGAGCACTTCCACACCGTCGGCAGCGTGGACGTCTCCCTGCGCTACGGGGTGGCCGGCCGCCCCGAACGCCGCTACCGCCTGCGTGACGCGGTCACCGGCCGGGCGCTCCCGCCCGCAGCCCGTCCATGA
- a CDS encoding sensor histidine kinase, with product MAPTFRRQTLAGEMLVLQLAIVVVVLLAVAAVSLAQSRATFNRVEGRRVAALAEQLAATPLVRSQLLRPVPQEALAPLVNSTQTQSGVTSVTVADADGRVVSSTDPTLIGGRLPRGEDAAAGRGWSGPLTVRGSRELVAQVPVLGATRQSLGRHLGTVMVGEADPTVWRRLSGASSYLLAYLGIASGLGVAGSWLLARRVKRQTLGLEPREIAGLAEHREALLYGIAEGVVALDPQHRLTLVNEMGRRLLDLPAGCVGQSLDGLGIDGRLRDVLAGATPEAAEPRDEVVVRHGRVLVMNRMTVTKDGRPLGSVTTLRDRTELARLEREIGSFRSTAELLRAQAHEFANQLHTISGLIQIGERDEVVRYVRALSRHRQSLDVTLSRRVRDTTVAALLTAKSSLAAERRVALRLSDRTALDRLAPEDAADVATVVGNLVDNAVDAAASPGDDEAWVEVELGQDASGVEIVVRDSGPGVAPELAREVFSHGFTTKAARQGERGIGLALTRLVCERHGGEISVANTPEGAVFTARMTVSHLTDAVAEGAAP from the coding sequence GTGGCCCCCACCTTCCGCCGTCAGACCCTCGCGGGCGAGATGCTGGTGCTCCAGCTCGCCATCGTCGTGGTGGTCCTGCTCGCGGTCGCCGCCGTCTCGCTCGCCCAGTCCAGGGCCACCTTCAACCGCGTCGAGGGCCGCCGGGTCGCCGCCCTCGCCGAGCAGCTCGCCGCGACGCCACTGGTCCGCAGCCAGCTCCTGCGCCCCGTCCCGCAGGAGGCCCTCGCCCCGCTGGTCAACTCCACGCAGACCCAGTCCGGCGTCACCTCCGTCACCGTGGCCGACGCCGACGGCCGTGTCGTCAGCTCCACCGACCCCACGCTGATCGGCGGCCGGCTGCCGCGCGGCGAGGACGCGGCCGCGGGGCGCGGGTGGTCGGGGCCGCTGACGGTGCGCGGCAGCCGCGAGCTCGTCGCCCAGGTCCCGGTGCTCGGTGCGACCCGCCAGAGCCTCGGCCGGCACCTGGGCACCGTGATGGTCGGCGAGGCCGACCCGACGGTGTGGCGGCGCCTGAGCGGCGCCTCCTCCTACCTCCTCGCCTACCTCGGCATCGCCAGCGGACTCGGCGTGGCCGGCTCCTGGCTGCTCGCCCGGCGGGTGAAGCGGCAGACCCTCGGCCTGGAGCCGCGCGAGATCGCCGGGCTGGCCGAGCACCGGGAGGCGCTGCTGTACGGCATCGCGGAGGGTGTGGTCGCCCTCGACCCGCAGCACCGGCTCACCCTGGTCAACGAGATGGGCCGGCGCCTGCTCGACCTGCCCGCCGGCTGCGTCGGCCAGAGCCTGGACGGCCTCGGCATCGACGGGCGGCTGCGCGACGTCCTCGCCGGTGCCACACCGGAAGCGGCCGAGCCGCGCGACGAGGTGGTCGTCCGCCACGGCCGGGTCCTGGTCATGAACCGCATGACCGTCACCAAGGACGGCCGCCCGCTCGGCTCGGTCACCACTCTGCGCGACCGCACCGAACTGGCCCGCCTGGAGCGGGAGATCGGCTCCTTCCGCTCCACCGCCGAGCTGCTGCGTGCCCAGGCCCACGAGTTCGCCAACCAGCTGCACACCATCTCCGGGCTCATCCAGATCGGCGAGCGGGACGAGGTGGTGCGCTACGTCCGCGCGCTCAGCCGGCACCGCCAGTCCCTCGACGTCACCCTCAGCCGCCGGGTGCGGGACACCACCGTCGCCGCGCTGCTGACGGCGAAGTCCTCCCTCGCGGCCGAGCGCCGGGTGGCCCTGCGCCTCTCGGACCGTACGGCGCTCGACCGGCTGGCCCCCGAGGACGCCGCCGACGTGGCCACCGTTGTCGGCAACCTCGTCGACAACGCCGTGGACGCCGCCGCGTCGCCCGGTGACGACGAGGCCTGGGTCGAGGTCGAGCTCGGGCAGGACGCCTCCGGCGTCGAGATCGTGGTCCGCGACTCCGGTCCCGGCGTGGCGCCCGAACTGGCCCGCGAGGTCTTCTCCCACGGTTTCACCACCAAGGCGGCCCGGCAGGGCGAGCGCGGCATCGGCCTGGCGCTGACCCGGCTGGTCTGCGAGCGTCACGGCGGTGAGATCTCGGTGGCCAACACGCCCGAGGGGGCCGTGTTCACCGCACGCATGACCGTCAGCCACCTCACCGACGCGGTGGCGGAAGGAGCAGCACCATGA
- a CDS encoding Bug family tripartite tricarboxylate transporter substrate binding protein encodes MRLRTPLALLGAAVLVLAGPPLLSTGSDSETGTQIPGLRFMVPNTPGGGYDITARTAAKNAEDAGLTHNIEVFNLPGAGGTVGLSRLVSEHGNGKLAMSMGLGVVGAARSNHAPKTLADTTPIARLTEEQDVVVVAKDSPYKTIDELITAWKKDPGKIPVGGGSSPGGPDHLAPMLMAQAAGISPKSVNYIPFDGGGELLASILGSKVGFGVSGVGEYLDQIKAGELRVLAVTGPERVDDLKDAPTLKESGYDVDFTNWRGVVAPPGLSEAERNKLTRLFEELHDSPEWKESLEKNGWDDAFLTGDEFGTFLDAQDKRVVSVLKELGL; translated from the coding sequence GTGCGCCTGCGCACCCCCCTTGCCCTGCTCGGGGCCGCCGTGCTCGTGCTCGCGGGACCGCCGCTGCTCTCCACGGGCAGCGACTCCGAGACCGGCACGCAGATCCCCGGCCTGCGCTTCATGGTTCCCAACACGCCCGGCGGCGGTTACGACATCACCGCCCGCACGGCCGCGAAGAACGCCGAGGACGCCGGGCTCACGCACAACATCGAGGTGTTCAACCTGCCCGGCGCTGGCGGCACCGTGGGCCTCAGCCGCCTGGTGAGCGAGCACGGCAACGGCAAGCTCGCCATGTCGATGGGCCTCGGCGTCGTGGGCGCGGCCCGCTCCAACCACGCGCCGAAGACCCTCGCCGACACCACGCCGATCGCGCGGCTCACCGAGGAGCAGGACGTCGTGGTGGTCGCCAAGGACTCGCCGTACAAGACGATCGACGAATTGATCACCGCCTGGAAGAAGGACCCGGGCAAGATCCCGGTCGGCGGCGGTTCGTCGCCGGGCGGGCCCGACCACCTCGCGCCGATGCTGATGGCACAGGCCGCCGGAATCTCCCCCAAGTCGGTCAACTACATCCCCTTCGACGGCGGCGGCGAGCTGCTCGCCTCGATCCTCGGCAGCAAGGTCGGCTTCGGGGTCTCCGGCGTCGGCGAGTACCTGGACCAGATCAAGGCGGGCGAGCTGAGGGTGCTCGCGGTGACCGGCCCGGAGCGGGTCGACGACCTCAAGGACGCGCCGACCCTCAAGGAGTCCGGCTACGACGTGGACTTCACCAACTGGCGCGGCGTCGTCGCCCCGCCCGGGCTGTCCGAGGCGGAGCGGAACAAGCTGACCCGCCTGTTCGAGGAGCTGCACGACTCCCCCGAATGGAAGGAGTCCCTGGAGAAGAACGGCTGGGACGACGCCTTCCTCACGGGTGATGAGTTCGGCACCTTCCTGGACGCCCAGGACAAGCGCGTGGTGTCGGTACTGAAGGAGCTGGGACTGTGA
- a CDS encoding tripartite tricarboxylate transporter TctB family protein, which translates to MTTPTTESSTGTATGRRSWLREHSELGVCVLLLALGALVLTDALTMDVDITQRGPVGPKTVPVVVGIGLLVIAALLAVDVLRGGRGEAEGGEDIDLSEPADWRTVLLLAGIFLGSAVLIEPAGFPVAGALLFWGAAFALGSRRVDRDPLIAAVLSLLTYVVFDKLLGVPLPGGPLMGVL; encoded by the coding sequence GTGACGACGCCGACCACCGAATCCTCCACGGGAACGGCCACCGGCCGCCGGTCGTGGCTGCGCGAACACTCCGAACTCGGCGTGTGCGTCCTGCTGCTGGCCCTCGGGGCGCTGGTCCTGACCGACGCGCTCACCATGGACGTCGACATCACCCAGCGCGGCCCGGTCGGCCCCAAGACCGTACCGGTCGTCGTGGGTATCGGCCTGCTGGTGATCGCCGCGCTGCTCGCGGTGGACGTCCTGCGCGGTGGCCGGGGCGAGGCCGAGGGCGGCGAGGACATCGACCTGTCCGAACCGGCCGACTGGCGCACGGTGCTGCTGCTCGCCGGGATCTTCCTGGGCTCGGCCGTGCTGATCGAGCCGGCCGGCTTCCCGGTCGCGGGCGCGCTGCTGTTCTGGGGCGCGGCGTTCGCCCTGGGCAGTCGCCGTGTGGACCGGGACCCGCTGATCGCCGCGGTGCTGTCCCTGCTCACCTACGTCGTCTTCGACAAGCTGCTCGGCGTGCCGCTGCCCGGCGGTCCGCTGATGGGAGTGCTCTGA
- a CDS encoding tripartite tricarboxylate transporter permease, translated as MNALNSLMDGFGTALTPVNLLWAALGVLLGTAIGVLPGIGPAMAVALLLPVTYGLDPVAAFIMFAGIYYGAMFGGSTTSILLNTPGESAAVVAAMEGNPMAKAGRGAQALAAAAIGHFAGGMIGTVLLVALAPTVADLAVDIGAPDYFAIMVLAFIAVTSVLGSSRVRGMASLLIGLTIGLVGLDQMTGQQRLTFGSLQLADGVDVVIVAVGLFAIGEALWVAAHLRRGAAEPIPVGRPWLGRGDVRRTWKSWLRGPFIGFPFGAIPAGGAEIPTFLSYVTEKRLSKHKDEWGKGAIEGVAGPESAASASAAGTLVSMLTLGLPTTAVAAVMLAAFQQYGIQPGPLLFEREPELVWGLIASLFVGMVLLLALNLPLAPVWAKLLRIPRPYLYAGIMFFAAVGAYAVGGEVIDLVTLLVIGLVGFGMRRYGLPILPAVIGVILGPNAEQQLRRALQISDGSVTGLVNTPFAVTVYTVIVLLLAWPLLKRLVVRKRARTDA; from the coding sequence ATGAACGCCCTCAACTCCCTCATGGACGGGTTCGGTACGGCCCTGACCCCGGTCAACCTGCTGTGGGCCGCGCTCGGGGTGCTGCTGGGCACGGCCATCGGCGTGCTGCCCGGCATCGGCCCCGCGATGGCGGTGGCGCTGCTCCTGCCGGTGACGTACGGGCTCGATCCGGTCGCCGCGTTCATCATGTTCGCCGGCATCTACTACGGCGCGATGTTCGGCGGCTCCACCACGTCCATCCTGCTCAACACACCCGGCGAGAGCGCCGCCGTGGTCGCGGCCATGGAGGGCAACCCCATGGCCAAGGCGGGGCGCGGCGCGCAGGCGCTGGCCGCCGCCGCCATCGGTCACTTCGCGGGCGGCATGATCGGCACGGTCCTGCTGGTGGCGCTCGCGCCGACGGTCGCCGACCTGGCGGTGGACATCGGCGCGCCGGACTACTTCGCCATCATGGTGCTGGCGTTCATCGCGGTGACCTCGGTGCTGGGTTCCTCGCGCGTCAGAGGCATGGCCTCCCTGCTGATCGGACTGACGATCGGCCTGGTGGGCCTGGACCAGATGACCGGCCAGCAGCGGCTGACATTCGGCTCGCTGCAACTCGCCGACGGCGTGGACGTGGTGATCGTGGCGGTCGGACTGTTCGCGATCGGCGAGGCGCTGTGGGTGGCGGCCCATCTGCGGCGCGGGGCGGCGGAGCCGATCCCGGTGGGCCGTCCCTGGCTCGGGCGCGGTGACGTGAGGCGCACCTGGAAGTCGTGGCTGCGCGGCCCGTTCATCGGCTTCCCGTTCGGCGCGATCCCGGCGGGCGGCGCGGAGATACCCACGTTCCTGTCGTACGTCACGGAGAAGCGCCTGTCCAAGCACAAGGACGAGTGGGGCAAGGGCGCCATCGAGGGCGTGGCCGGTCCGGAGTCGGCGGCGTCGGCCTCGGCGGCGGGCACTCTGGTGTCGATGCTGACGCTGGGCCTGCCGACGACGGCGGTCGCGGCGGTCATGCTGGCCGCGTTCCAGCAGTACGGCATCCAGCCGGGACCGCTGCTCTTCGAACGCGAACCCGAGCTGGTGTGGGGCCTGATCGCCTCCCTCTTCGTCGGCATGGTGCTGCTGCTCGCCCTCAACCTGCCGCTGGCGCCGGTGTGGGCCAAGCTGCTGCGCATCCCCCGGCCCTACCTCTACGCGGGGATCATGTTCTTCGCGGCGGTCGGCGCCTACGCGGTCGGCGGCGAGGTGATCGACCTGGTGACCCTGCTGGTCATCGGCCTGGTCGGGTTCGGCATGCGGCGTTACGGCCTGCCGATCCTGCCGGCCGTGATCGGCGTCATCCTCGGCCCCAACGCCGAGCAGCAGCTGCGCCGGGCCCTGCAGATCAGCGACGGCAGCGTGACGGGTCTGGTCAACACGCCGTTCGCGGTGACGGTGTACACGGTGATCGTGCTGCTGCTGGCGTGGCCGCTGCTGAAGCGGCTGGTGGTTCGCAAGCGGGCGCGCACCGACGCCTGA
- a CDS encoding alcohol dehydrogenase catalytic domain-containing protein: MAEVPAPEVSGPHDVIVRIGAAGVRRTDPHIPEGQWAEQSGVCLPYAIGHENAGWAHAVGSAVTSGAEGDKVIVHPLMACRAGGRRRPLRAVAVPRHRHRGRLRRVPQDDGPQCRPPRRLPRAGRRRRLRPGDRCAVIGAGGLGHIGIQVLKALTVVELVVDFSAGAVPPATASACRAGPATTTWSGTARTSTPRRSTPFRPRSTSSVTSLTAKPACAS; the protein is encoded by the coding sequence ATGGCCGAGGTGCCCGCCCCGGAGGTGTCCGGCCCGCACGACGTGATCGTGCGGATCGGCGCAGCCGGGGTGCGCCGGACCGACCCGCACATCCCGGAAGGGCAGTGGGCGGAGCAGTCCGGCGTGTGCCTGCCGTACGCCATCGGGCACGAGAACGCGGGCTGGGCGCACGCCGTCGGCAGCGCCGTCACGAGCGGCGCCGAGGGCGACAAGGTCATCGTCCACCCGCTGATGGCCTGCCGGGCGGGCGGGCGGCGACGTCCACTGCGAGCAGTCGCTGTTCCCCGGCATCGACACCGCGGGCGGTTACGCCGAGTACCTCAGGACGACGGCCCGCAGTGTCGTCCGCCTCGACGACTCCCTCGAGCCGGCCGACGTCGCCGACTCCGGCCCGGCGACCGGTGCGCGGTCATCGGCGCGGGCGGCCTCGGCCACATCGGCATCCAGGTGCTCAAGGCCCTCACCGTCGTCGAGCTCGTCGTCGACTTCTCGGCTGGGGCGGTGCCACCCGCGACGGCGTCGGCATGCCGCGCTGGCCCGGCGACTACCACCTGGTCGGGTACGGCGAGAACATCGACGCCCCGACGATCGACGCCATTTCGTCCGAGATCAACTTCATCGGTAACCTCGTTGACAGCTAAACCGGCCTGTGCGAGCTGA
- a CDS encoding putative quinol monooxygenase, whose product MIFITAKFQVLPEHADQWPEISGEFTRATREEPGCLWFDWSRSIDDPSEYVLVEAFRDDEAGAAHVQSAHFRAAQEKLPRYLARTPRIVNTTLDQDGWSELGEMAVK is encoded by the coding sequence ATGATCTTCATTACGGCGAAGTTCCAGGTGCTCCCGGAACACGCGGACCAGTGGCCGGAGATCTCCGGCGAGTTCACCCGGGCGACGCGCGAGGAGCCCGGCTGCCTCTGGTTCGACTGGTCCCGCAGCATCGACGACCCGTCCGAGTACGTCCTGGTCGAGGCGTTCCGCGACGACGAGGCCGGCGCCGCGCACGTCCAGTCCGCGCACTTCCGGGCCGCGCAGGAGAAGCTGCCGCGCTACCTGGCGCGCACGCCGCGCATCGTGAACACGACGCTCGACCAGGACGGCTGGTCGGAGCTGGGCGAGATGGCGGTGAAGTAG